One Candidatus Chazhemtobacterium aquaticus genomic window, TCAAGCTAAGTGATTCCATTTTTTGTTGATGCGCTACAATTCTAGTATGAAATTTTTGCCCAAACTTCTTCTCATTATCTCAGTTGTTTCTGTCCTCCTAGTATCTACTCTCCTCTACTTGTATCTCAAAAACCAAACACCACTCGTCAACTCTTTTGATGATTGTGCCAAATACTATCCCGTTATGGAAAGCTATCCCCGCCGCTGCAACACCCCCGATGGCCGCAGTTTCACCGAAACCCTCTCCCCCACTCCCACCCCCACACCAACTCCAGTCGATGACACCATCGCCTGCACCATGGAAGCCCTACTTTGTCCTGATGGTTCCTACGTTGGTCGAGTCCCTCCCAGTTGCGAGTTCGCCCTCTGTCCCTAAAAACCGCTTTTTCCACCGCAAGTCCTATAAAATGATAAAATATACTTCTCGTACCTAATATTGTGGAGATTAATCATGGTTGAAGTACTTGTGATCATTGCTCTCTTGATCTCAGTAGGATCAGGAGTTCTCTATCTGATCAGCCGCATGCCACTTACTGAGGAAGACTTCGACGAATTCGACCTCTACCACTAAGGAGATTGTCATGTCGCCAGGAGCACTGTTTGTTATAGCCTTGGCTATTGTTCTAGGCTTCAACCTGTATCTGGCCTCGAAGCCAAAAAACAAACCCCCCGACGACCGGGAGTTCTACAAGTAGACTTCCACCCACTGGCTGGTGCCATCTTCACCTTGGCACCAGCCTTCTTTCGTTAACGACTATTCCTTCCCAACTAACCACACCCCTGAATATGCCGGCAAAACAATCTTGTCTTCTTTCCTTTCTGCTCTGTTAATAGAGAGAGCTAGCTTCTTATTTTCATCCAAACTTACTACCCGTTTTTTTCTACTTAAATTAACAAACACCTCAATCTTTCTCCCTTCTCCTCCATACCGCAAGCTCAACCAGTTTCTTTTTCCTCGATTACTTCTTATAGGTTTCACCACCGCCAACTCTGGATACTTCAACCTTGTTCTAAAAATCTTACTCAACTCATCTCGAACCAACTTAGCTTTTTTGCTTCCCAACTCAGTCTCGGTCAACCATCCCCTATTTCCATCACGGGCATCGATCCTGATATATCGCCTGTTTGTCACTTTTCCTACTTCATCACCATAGACCACCGCACAAGCCCCATTCACCGAGGCTAACAAAAAATGTGCTAAGACAATCTTGCGCGGATCTTTTTTCAAGAAAGAGGCTGTTCTTCCAGCCAACCCATACTCCCCCCTAAACTCAACTCCATTTTTAACCAAAGAATCATAAACCAATCTCCTCACTTTAGGCTGCGCATACTCCAAACTCAGCTCATCATGATTCCTCAAAAAACTCACCCACCCAGCATGACTAGGAATATCTCTCGTTCTCCTTAAGGCCTTCCAGATATAGCTACCCTTTCTTGACACTATCGTTGCCCACAACCCTCGCATTAACTCAAAGTTATATGCCATCTCTGCCTCAGGCTGTTCATCGCTACCAAAATACTTTTTCATCTTATACATCGGCTGACACGCCTCAATCAACAACACTCCATCCTTATTTACCTCCTTAACCATTCGGCGCAACTCTCTTACTACCTTATGACTACCCATCTGACCTTCTCTAATATTACTTAAATTCTTTCCCGCAAACGGTGCCGCATCAATCCGAAAGCTTAAACCCTTACCTCCCCAGAAACTTATTACCTCCCCAAATGCCTTTACTACTTCAGGATTAGTCCAGTTCAAATCTATCTGGTGTTTATAGAATGTGTGGTAATACCAAAAACCATCCTCACCCCTAAACCAGTGAGGCAACTCTCCATTTTGATTTAAGAATATGATTCGCGATCTTAACTCCCTCCTATTCAACCTGTACCTCGCCCACTTACCCCACCGATCATCCTCAACCTCAATCAGTTTAGGTTGCACTGGGGTATGTATAAAAAAGTTGCGGTAGTACTCATCTCCTGATACCGCCTTTTTGAACCACTCATGCTCCACTGACACATGGTTTACCACCAAGTCCATAAACACCTTCATCTTTAGTCTCCCAACCTCTCTTAAAAACACCTCAAAACCTTCATTGCCACCCAACCTCTTTCTTACTTTAAAAAAATCACTTACATCAAATCCGGCATCCTGCATTGGTGACTCCAAAAACGGTAACACATGAATTACATCAAACCCTGTCTCTTTTATATACTCCAAGTTTTTAGCCAGACTAAAAAAATCTCCTCTCTTACCATTACGAAACGCGTCAGCGTAAACCACATACAAATTCATTCTCTTGTACCACTCCACCTGCTTTCCAATATCCACCATTACCTTCTCCTTACCAGCCTACTTTCCTCACCATCATCCTCTACTTTCCAACCTTGTTTCTCAATTTTCTCTCTCACCGCATCTGCCTCCTCCCACTTTTTCTCCTCTCTTAATCTGTTTCGTTTCTCAAGCATTTTAGTTAACTCCTCAGGGGCTTGCTCCTCACTCAACCCTTCTACTGATTTTCGCAAATCAAGGCCCAATACCTCATCAAACTCTAAAATCAGATCATATTTATCATAATCAGCCACATTACTCTTAACTACCTCCCAAACTACTGCCAATGCCTCTGGCATATTAAGATCATCTCCAATTGCGTGTAAAAACTTCTCTCGATAGTCGTTAATCTTTTTAAGCTTATCCTCTCGCAAATTAGTTCTCTCGCTTCCCTTCTTGTATCCTGACAGCATTCTCACCAACCTATCTCTTGCTTCACTGGCTGCTTTCAACGCCTCCCAGGTGAAGTTGAGTTGTTTGCGATAATGACCACTCAAGTAAAAATACTTTAAGTCCATTGCTCCAAAATCTTTTCCTCTTAAGTCATTAAGACCATACGCGTTACCCAAACTCTTACCCATTCTTCCCCCATCAACTAAAAGAAAGGCACCGTGTACCCAGTACTTAACAAAAGGTCCCTTACCTGTTGACGCCTCGCTCTGAGCTATCTCATTAGGGTGATGTGTCGACCGCAAGTCCTCCCCCCCTACATGGATATCAAATTGTTCACCCAAATACTTCATCCCCATAGCAGAACACTCAATATGCCATCCAGGAAACCCTACCCCCCAAGGACTCTCCCACTCCATATCTCTTTTCTCATTCTTAGGTGAAAACTTCCACAAAGCAAAGTCTCGCTTATCTCTCTTCTCAGGATTAACCTCCACTCTCGCTCCCTCCTTAATCTCAGTTAAATTGGACAACTCCCCATACTTACTCCCCGCCGCCTCAAACGCCTTAACATCAAAATACACACCATCGCTTATACGATAAGCAAATCCTTTTTCCTCAATTCTTTTAATCAACTCAATCTGTTCCCTAATATGATCAGTCGCCTTACAAAACACCATCGGCTTGCTTAAGTTAAGCTCAGCAAAACCCTCCAAAAACTCATCTGTGTATGCCTGAGCAACCTGCCAAGCTGTTTTTCGCTCTCTCTTAGCCGCCTTTTCCAGTCTATCCTCACCCGTATCAGCATCTCCCAGGTTATCTCCAGTCAAATGCCCCACATCTGTAATGTTCATTACATACGAAACCTCAAGACCTAAGTACTGCAAAGCTCTAACCAACCAATCAGCTAGTACATATGTTCGCCAGTTCCCAATTGTTACTGTAGAGTAAACCGTCGGTCCACAAGTATACATACCCACCTGACCTTCCTTGATAGGAACAATCTCTTCAATCTGTCTACTCAACGAGTTATATATCTTCATACTTCTTTAAGTATATCAACCCTACCCCACCTGCTTCACCACCTCACCCGTTCCCCCACCTCTCTTCGCTTTAAGCAACAAATCACGCAATCTCTTTTTTCGACTACTTTCCTGCTGGTCACTTACGGCCTCCTCTCTCGCCTCTCGCTGAATCGCTTCCTCTCTAACCCTCTCCTTATTCCTAACTACTGCCGCCAGCTCCTGACGCAGCTGTTCTATCCTAGCTCTAGCCTGCCTCTCCTTCATCATTCGCCTTTCTGCCTCCTCATGATTCACAGACTGTGACTGGCCACCACTATCAACATTTTCTTTCAACTCACCACCGCCTGTAACCACCTCACCAGCCATTTTCTTACCAGCATCAACCAAACCCTCAACCACATCACTCGAAGCCGCTTTTCCTGCATCTGCCAATCCTTGTTGTAACTGTTTTCCTAGTGTAGCCATACTCCTATTATTCCATTTCCTTTCTACCCTCCATAGCCCTACTTAAGGTCGTGTCATCCGCATACTCGAGGTCTGCTCCGGTCGGCAAACCTCTCCCGATTCGCGTTACCCTTACTTTTTCTCCCATCTCCTTAACTTTGTCGGCAATGTACATCGCTGTCGCCTCCCCCTCCATCGAAGGGTTGGTGGCAATAATCAATTCATCTACCTGCTCCTCCTTAATCCGTTTTAACAATTGAGGTAAATAAATGTCATTCGGTCCAATATTATTTAAGGGATTAATCACTCCGTGTAAAACGTGATACACCCCAGTGTATCCATCAGATCGCTCCAAAGCCAACAAATCAAGCGGTGTCTCCACCACACAAATCTGACTACTGTTTCTACCCCTATCACTACAAATCCGACACGGACTCTCCTCATCCACATTGAAACATCTCTCACACATCTTGGTATCCTTCTTTAATCTTTCCACCGCCTCAGCAAATCTCTCTAATCGATCCTGCGGAAACCTAAGCATATAGTAAGCCAATCTCTGGGCAGTTTTAGGCCCAATTCCCGGCAACCCCTCCAATTGATCCACCAATCTTTGTATCGGTCGTATACTTCTCATAGCAACTACCAAGTATATCTCTTAATCAAACAAAAACGAAGGATAATTCCAAACCCACTACAAAACTACTTAAACATCTTACCTAGATCACCCATCATTCCCTGCATCTCACTAGCTGCCCATTTCTGTGCTCGCTCAATCGCTTGATTCACCACCTTTGACAGCTCTTTCATCTCCTCACCTGCCACCTCAATCCGCTTCACCTTACCATCACCACTCACTATTACCTTAACATCACCTTCTTCATGAACAATCTTCTTTTTACTTATCCTTCTCTGCAACATCACCAACTTAGCTGCTGCTGCTCCTTTTGATCCGATTCCTCCCAGTTTATCTAGCATTACCCCATTATACCAAAAAAAACGGCGAGTCGTTTTTAACAAAACTCGCCGTCAACACGAAACGGTCTGCTCAGATGTAGGCAGGCTCCCAGGTTAACAGTTCCAACCACTGTTCATCACTGTCAGGCTGGACACTGACTGTCACCTCAGAACACATGCGAGTCACTATCTCTAGCAACTCATCCCGAGTGACAGCTTTACCGAAAGGAACTCCGGCCTTAACCGCTCTGGCGACCACTTCACGGGCCATTGCTGCAATCTGGTCTGGAGGCAGATAGTTAAATTCCACTGACTCCACCATCAGCTTAATGACCCTGACCTTAAAGTACTCCTCGCTTATTACGTACAGCACGGCAGAACTCCTTTCTACCTTAAGTTACCAGTATTTTACCACTATATAGGATACTTTTACACCTCTACTCCAAACACATCCTCTACTGCTTCAACCAGCTTGTCATCCTTCTCTGGAGCAGTGACATTATCATGCTCCTCCATTACTTTTGCCGCTCTCACCGCCTTCTCTCCCAACACAAACTTAACTGCTGGCAAACCCACTTCCCTTTTTAGTGTTTCCTCAAGCATTCGCCTTCTCGTCTCCTGTTCCAACTGCTCCTTATGAAACTTGTAATATGCCTCTATCACCAAAAAATGATTTTCAACCCTTTTTGGTCTACAGGACCTAAGTAACCCAGCCACACTATGATTTAAAGGTGACAATGACTTAATCACCTCATCCCATTTACTCATCACCTCATCCAAAGACACCTTCTCTCGAACCTGTACCATATCTGCCTTAATCTCGTCTCGACCTGTCTCGTTCTTTTCACCCATCTCATCCCTTTTCTCATCTAGTTTGCCAACCTCAGCTTTTTGCTCCTTAGCTACCCTCACGCTTCCACCACTTATTTCCACTTCCCTATCTAGCTCAACTGCCACCATTTCTAAAGGTAAAGCCGGTACCACTGCTGTCTTGATCTCTCCGCATGCTCGTGCCACCAACATTGTCACCACTCGCAATCTCTCAATCTCCGCCTCTATCTCCACCTTACCTATCCCGTATTTTGCTTTTAGCTGACCTCTTACATAATCAAGTAGCTTCTCGGCAAAGTTACTCCAATCCACACCACCTTTCTCCATACTCTCAAGCTTCTCTAAAACCAACTTAGTTTTACCACTAATCAATAACTGGGCAACTTGCTTAACCTCTCCACCTCTCACACTTCCCAGTATCTCCTCAACTTTCTTCAAACTAACCTCTTTTCCAAAACTAGCCAGTTGCTCCAACAACTTGT contains:
- a CDS encoding alpha-amylase family glycosyl hydrolase, coding for MVDIGKQVEWYKRMNLYVVYADAFRNGKRGDFFSLAKNLEYIKETGFDVIHVLPFLESPMQDAGFDVSDFFKVRKRLGGNEGFEVFLREVGRLKMKVFMDLVVNHVSVEHEWFKKAVSGDEYYRNFFIHTPVQPKLIEVEDDRWGKWARYRLNRRELRSRIIFLNQNGELPHWFRGEDGFWYYHTFYKHQIDLNWTNPEVVKAFGEVISFWGGKGLSFRIDAAPFAGKNLSNIREGQMGSHKVVRELRRMVKEVNKDGVLLIEACQPMYKMKKYFGSDEQPEAEMAYNFELMRGLWATIVSRKGSYIWKALRRTRDIPSHAGWVSFLRNHDELSLEYAQPKVRRLVYDSLVKNGVEFRGEYGLAGRTASFLKKDPRKIVLAHFLLASVNGACAVVYGDEVGKVTNRRYIRIDARDGNRGWLTETELGSKKAKLVRDELSKIFRTRLKYPELAVVKPIRSNRGKRNWLSLRYGGEGRKIEVFVNLSRKKRVVSLDENKKLALSINRAERKEDKIVLPAYSGVWLVGKE
- the cysS gene encoding cysteine--tRNA ligase, which gives rise to MKIYNSLSRQIEEIVPIKEGQVGMYTCGPTVYSTVTIGNWRTYVLADWLVRALQYLGLEVSYVMNITDVGHLTGDNLGDADTGEDRLEKAAKRERKTAWQVAQAYTDEFLEGFAELNLSKPMVFCKATDHIREQIELIKRIEEKGFAYRISDGVYFDVKAFEAAGSKYGELSNLTEIKEGARVEVNPEKRDKRDFALWKFSPKNEKRDMEWESPWGVGFPGWHIECSAMGMKYLGEQFDIHVGGEDLRSTHHPNEIAQSEASTGKGPFVKYWVHGAFLLVDGGRMGKSLGNAYGLNDLRGKDFGAMDLKYFYLSGHYRKQLNFTWEALKAASEARDRLVRMLSGYKKGSERTNLREDKLKKINDYREKFLHAIGDDLNMPEALAVVWEVVKSNVADYDKYDLILEFDEVLGLDLRKSVEGLSEEQAPEELTKMLEKRNRLREEKKWEEADAVREKIEKQGWKVEDDGEESRLVRRR
- the recR gene encoding recombination mediator RecR — its product is MRSIRPIQRLVDQLEGLPGIGPKTAQRLAYYMLRFPQDRLERFAEAVERLKKDTKMCERCFNVDEESPCRICSDRGRNSSQICVVETPLDLLALERSDGYTGVYHVLHGVINPLNNIGPNDIYLPQLLKRIKEEQVDELIIATNPSMEGEATAMYIADKVKEMGEKVRVTRIGRGLPTGADLEYADDTTLSRAMEGRKEME
- a CDS encoding YbaB/EbfC family nucleoid-associated protein, encoding MLDKLGGIGSKGAAAAKLVMLQRRISKKKIVHEEGDVKVIVSGDGKVKRIEVAGEEMKELSKVVNQAIERAQKWAASEMQGMMGDLGKMFK
- the dnaX gene encoding DNA polymerase III subunit gamma/tau; this encodes MSSFYRKYRPRRIEELDLEEVRNTLAAGLKKGELAHAYLFVGPRGSGKTSAARILAKVVNCEKPTASGEPCLECDNCRAIEQGSFVDVMEIDAASHRGIDAIRELRDKIGLSPVAGRKKVYIIDEVHMLTVEAFNALLKTLEEPPEHAMFVLCTTEEHKVPETIVSRCTRVGFVKAGKDEVIKSLSKVVKGEGLKLEEGVLELLAESVDGSFREGHKLLEQLASFGKEVSLKKVEEILGSVRGGEVKQVAQLLISGKTKLVLEKLESMEKGGVDWSNFAEKLLDYVRGQLKAKYGIGKVEIEAEIERLRVVTMLVARACGEIKTAVVPALPLEMVAVELDREVEISGGSVRVAKEQKAEVGKLDEKRDEMGEKNETGRDEIKADMVQVREKVSLDEVMSKWDEVIKSLSPLNHSVAGLLRSCRPKRVENHFLVIEAYYKFHKEQLEQETRRRMLEETLKREVGLPAVKFVLGEKAVRAAKVMEEHDNVTAPEKDDKLVEAVEDVFGVEV